DNA from Brevibacterium sp. 'Marine':
CGCCTCGGCGACGGGAGTGGAGGAATGGCAGGACATGGTGCACCTTTGCAATCTGGGCCTGTGGGCTGAGTCACGCTAAAATCTACACTCGTAGGAAATAAAGTCAAGACTCGATCTGCACCGCTGTGGAGGAGCCATGCCCAAGATCGTCGACCACGACCAGCGTCGACTGGACCTCGTGCAGGCGACGCTGCGCCTGATCGTCCGCCAAGGTCTGAATGGGGCGACGATGCGCGATATCGCGACTGAGGCGGGCTTCGCCAATGGAGTCATCAAGTCGTATTTCGGGTCGAAGGCAGACCTGCTGGCGGCCACCTATCTCTACGTCTTCGAGGCCACGAATGCCAGGGTGGCGACCTCGACGGCGGGTCTGCGTGGGCTCGATGCGCTGCGTGCCTTCGCCTATGAGGTGCTCCCGGTGACGCCGGAGCTGCATGATGAGGCCCGCGTCGTCCTGTCCTATCTCGCCGAGGTGGCCCAGAATCCCGATCATGCCCGCGCGACCGCTGAGACCATGGAGCTGTGGCGGGCGTGGATCGTGGCCTGGCTCGGTGAGGCCGACGCCGATGGTCGGCTGCGGGGCGAGGTCGACATCGAATCGGAGGCCGAGGTGCTCCTGACGTATTTCCTCGGTGCGCAGACCACTGCGATCATCGGCGGGTACGGATTCGACTTCGCCGGTTTCCGGGCCCAGCTCGACTATCTCATCGCCCGACTCGGCCGGTCGAGCTGATCCGACGGGGTCGACGTACGCCGGGTGGAGGGAGCTTTGCTGGAGATATATGACCAAATGGTCGGTAAGCTGGCTTGAAGTCGTGACTGCCCCGCCGTTTGGGGATAGAGTGACCGGACAACGAGCCTTCGACGCAGCGGTCGGGGCCGAGCGAACTGAGGACGACGATGTTGCTTGAAGACACTGCGAACGACTTCGACGACTGGCGGAGCCTGGTCTCGGACTCGTTCGTCCCCCTCGATACCGAACCCCAGCGCCGAGGCGGATTCCAGGGTCGCATCAGCGCGCGCGATTACGACTCCGTGGTGATGTCGCAGATCAACGCCCACCCGCATGCCGTCCTGCGCACTCCCGAGCTGATCGCCCGAGCCCGATCGGAATCGCACGGCTGCCCGGCCGGGACGAACTACTTCAAGGTCTCACTGCAGCTCGACGGGCACGGTCTGCTCGTCCAGGACGGGCGAGAGATGGCCCTGGCCCCCGGCTCGCTGGCCATCTACGACACATCGCGTCCCTATACGCTCAGCTTCGATTCGGACTTCTCGTCCTACGTCATGATGTTTCCGCAGTCGCGGGTCAACCTTCCTGCCGGAACCGTCGGTCAGCTCACCGCCACCCCGATCGGTGCCGACCACCAGCTCGGCTCGGTCGTCGCCCAGGTCATCTCCCAGGCCGGGGCCATGCTGCCGACCCTCAGCCGGGCGACCGGTGTGCGGCTGGCCGGCAACGTCGTCGATCTGCTCACCACGGTGATGGCCGATGAGCTCTCGGCCACAGGCAGTGAGATCGACGAACGGCAGCGACTGTGTGCCGAGATCACCGACTACATCGATGCTCATCTCTCGGACCCGCAGCTCACCCCCTCGACCATCGCCGCCGCCCACTTCATCTCGGTGCGCACCCTGCATCAGATCTTCGAAGGCAGCGGTGAGACCGTGGCCGGGGAGATCCGGCGGCGGCGCGTCGAGAAGTGCCGACTCGACCTCGCCGACCCCGGGCAACGGCAGACTCCGGTGGCCGCCATCGGCGCCCGGTGGGGACTGAGCGACCCTGCCCACTTCTCCCGGCTGTTCCGCAGCGTCGTCGGCCAGCCGCCCGCCGGGTATCGCCGCAGCGCCCAGGCCGGCTGAGCCGGTCCCCGCCGCGGCTGAACCGAAAGGGCCGAGGCGCGGATGCGCGAATCGTCAAGAACTCTGCCTGCAAAGCCAAGACGCGACAGGCGGGCGGCACCCACACTGGCAGTAATCACTTTGACTGTTAGGTGGATCACATGAGCACACTCAGTTCGGACCCGGCCAATGGCGGCCTGGGTTCCCCGCTCGGCAATGCCGCCGAGCGGAATTCCACGGAGGTCGGGCACGCATCCGCGGCCGCGGCCTCACTCGATGCCCGCCGCATCGGAATCCCCGCGCTCGTCTTCATGATCATCGCCGCCTCGGCGCCGTTGACCGTCGTCGCCGGCGGCGTACCCAGCAACTTCGCCGTCACCGGTCTGGTCGGGATTCCGCTGTCCTTCGTCGTCCTCGGAATCGTCCTCATCCTCTTCGCGATCGGCTATGCCGCGATGAGCCGCCACGTCCACAACGCCGGCGCCTTCTTCGCCTACATCTCGAAAGGTCTGGGCAAGCCCGCCGGGATGGGGGCGGCGATGACCGCGCTCGTCGCCTATAACGCCATGCAGATCGGCATCGCCGGAATGTTCGGCTTCGTCTTCTCCTCGTTCCTCGACACCCTCTTCGGCGTCTCCTGGTCCTGGTGGGTCTGCGCCCTCATCGCCTGGGTCATCGTCGGCATCATGGGAGTCCTCCGCGTCGACTTCTCCGCGAAGGTGCTCGGCATCATCGTCGGCGCGGAGTTCCTCGTCGTCATCGTCTTCGACATCATCGGACTCGCCCACAGCCCCGAAGGCATCACCGGCGACGGGCTCGCGTTCGATCAGCTCTTCGCACCCGGGGTCGGCGCGGCCCTGGCATTCTCGATCGCGGCTTTTATGGGCTTCGAATCCGGGGCCATCTACAACGAGGAGGTCAAGGATCCCCGTCGCACGGCCGGTCGGGCCACCGTCATCGCCGTGAGCATCATCGCGGTGTTCTATGCGTTCTCCGCCTGGGCGATGGTCATCGGCGAAGGGGCCTCGCAGGTCATCGGCCGCTCCCAGGAATTCGGACCCGACCTCATGTTCGTCTTCCTCGGCGAACACGCCCCGGTGTGGTTCGTCGACCTCGGCAACCTGCTGTTCCTCACCTCGCTGCTGGCCGCACTCGTGGCCTTCCACAACATCGTCGCCCGCTACGTCTTCGCCCTCGGCCGGGACCGAGTCCTTCCGCAGTCGCTGGCCAGGACCTCACGACGCACCGGCGCGCCGGTGGCCGGCTCCCTCACCCAGTCGGCGCTGGCACTCGTCATCATCCTCGTCTTCGCCGTGGTCGGCTCCGGCAGCGATGACCCGCTGTTCCCTGTCGTCACCCTCTTCACCTGGCTGACGAACATGGGTGCCTTCGGGCTCGTCCTGCTCATGGCGCTGACCGCGCTCGCCGTCGTCGGCTTCCTGCGCACGAAGTCGGGGGAGTATTCGCTGTGGACCCGCGTCATCGCCCCCGGCCTGTCTGCGGTCGGATTGCTCGCCCTGTTCGTCGCCATCGTCATCAACTTCAATGTCCTCATCGGCGCAGAGGGCACCTCGGTGCTGTCCTGGCTGCTGCCGGCCATCGTTCTCGTCCCCGGGCTCATCGGCACGATCTGGGCCATCGTCCTCCGCTCGTCCGCGCCGCACCTCTATGCAGGAATCGGTTCGGGTGGTTCCCTGGGATGACGTAAGCGTTCCGAC
Protein-coding regions in this window:
- a CDS encoding APC family permease, with amino-acid sequence MIIAASAPLTVVAGGVPSNFAVTGLVGIPLSFVVLGIVLILFAIGYAAMSRHVHNAGAFFAYISKGLGKPAGMGAAMTALVAYNAMQIGIAGMFGFVFSSFLDTLFGVSWSWWVCALIAWVIVGIMGVLRVDFSAKVLGIIVGAEFLVVIVFDIIGLAHSPEGITGDGLAFDQLFAPGVGAALAFSIAAFMGFESGAIYNEEVKDPRRTAGRATVIAVSIIAVFYAFSAWAMVIGEGASQVIGRSQEFGPDLMFVFLGEHAPVWFVDLGNLLFLTSLLAALVAFHNIVARYVFALGRDRVLPQSLARTSRRTGAPVAGSLTQSALALVIILVFAVVGSGSDDPLFPVVTLFTWLTNMGAFGLVLLMALTALAVVGFLRTKSGEYSLWTRVIAPGLSAVGLLALFVAIVINFNVLIGAEGTSVLSWLLPAIVLVPGLIGTIWAIVLRSSAPHLYAGIGSGGSLG
- a CDS encoding helix-turn-helix domain-containing protein, which produces MLLEDTANDFDDWRSLVSDSFVPLDTEPQRRGGFQGRISARDYDSVVMSQINAHPHAVLRTPELIARARSESHGCPAGTNYFKVSLQLDGHGLLVQDGREMALAPGSLAIYDTSRPYTLSFDSDFSSYVMMFPQSRVNLPAGTVGQLTATPIGADHQLGSVVAQVISQAGAMLPTLSRATGVRLAGNVVDLLTTVMADELSATGSEIDERQRLCAEITDYIDAHLSDPQLTPSTIAAAHFISVRTLHQIFEGSGETVAGEIRRRRVEKCRLDLADPGQRQTPVAAIGARWGLSDPAHFSRLFRSVVGQPPAGYRRSAQAG
- a CDS encoding TetR/AcrR family transcriptional regulator; this encodes MPKIVDHDQRRLDLVQATLRLIVRQGLNGATMRDIATEAGFANGVIKSYFGSKADLLAATYLYVFEATNARVATSTAGLRGLDALRAFAYEVLPVTPELHDEARVVLSYLAEVAQNPDHARATAETMELWRAWIVAWLGEADADGRLRGEVDIESEAEVLLTYFLGAQTTAIIGGYGFDFAGFRAQLDYLIARLGRSS